The Streptococcus toyakuensis genome has a window encoding:
- a CDS encoding efflux RND transporter periplasmic adaptor subunit: MMKKNGKAKKWQLYAAIGAASVVVLGAGGILLFRQPSQTAVKDEPTHLVVAKEGSVASSVLLSGTVTAKNEQYVYFDASKGDLDEILVSVGDKVSEGQALVKYSSSEAQAAYDSASRAVAKADRHINELNQARNEAASAPAPQLPAPAGGEGAAGQTPAPVSGNAVSSIDAQLGDARDARADAEAQLSKAQSQLDATTVLSTLEGTVVEVNHNVSKSPTGASQVVVHVVSNENLQVKGELSEYNLANLSVGQEVTFTSKVYQDKSWTGKISYISDYPKTSGEAASAATAATGGNSGSKYPYTIDVTSEIGDLKQGFSVSVEVKNKSKAILVPLTSVVTENDKNYVWVLDEQKKAKKVEVGLGNADADNQEITSGLTNGVKVISNPTSSLEEGKEVKADEATN; the protein is encoded by the coding sequence ATTATGAAGAAGAATGGTAAAGCTAAAAAGTGGCAATTGTATGCAGCAATCGGTGCTGCCAGTGTAGTTGTATTAGGTGCTGGGGGGATTTTGCTCTTTAGACAACCATCTCAGACCGCGGTAAAAGATGAGCCTACTCATCTTGTTGTTGCCAAGGAAGGAAGCGTGGCGTCCTCTGTTTTATTATCAGGGACAGTAACAGCAAAAAATGAACAATATGTTTATTTTGATGCTAGTAAGGGAGATTTAGATGAAATCCTTGTTTCTGTGGGTGATAAGGTTAGTGAAGGACAGGCTTTAGTCAAGTACAGTAGTTCAGAAGCCCAGGCGGCCTATGATTCAGCTAGCCGAGCAGTAGCTAAGGCAGATCGTCATATCAATGAACTCAATCAAGCACGAAATGAAGCCGCTTCAGCTCCGGCTCCACAGTTACCAGCACCAGCAGGAGGCGAAGGAGCTGCAGGGCAAACTCCAGCTCCAGTCTCAGGAAATGCAGTTTCCTCTATTGATGCTCAATTGGGTGATGCCCGTGATGCTCGTGCAGATGCAGAAGCGCAATTAAGTAAGGCTCAAAGTCAGTTGGATGCCACGACGGTTCTCAGTACCCTGGAGGGAACTGTGGTTGAAGTCAACCACAATGTTTCTAAATCTCCAACAGGAGCTAGTCAAGTAGTCGTTCATGTCGTAAGTAATGAAAACTTGCAAGTTAAGGGTGAACTATCTGAATATAACCTTGCCAACCTCTCTGTAGGACAAGAAGTAACCTTTACTTCTAAAGTTTACCAAGATAAGAGCTGGACAGGTAAGATTAGCTATATCTCTGACTATCCTAAAACTAGTGGTGAAGCGGCAAGTGCAGCTACTGCCGCAACAGGTGGTAATTCTGGTTCTAAATATCCATATACCATCGATGTTACAAGTGAAATCGGTGATTTGAAACAAGGATTCTCAGTAAGTGTTGAGGTTAAGAATAAGAGTAAAGCCATTTTGGTTCCTCTAACAAGTGTTGTGACTGAAAATGATAAGAACTATGTCTGGGTGCTTGACGAGCAGAAAAAGGCCAAGAAAGTGGAAGTTGGTTTGGGCAATGCTGATGCAGACAACCAAGAAATCACTTCAGGTCTGACAAATGGAGTCAAGGTCATCAGTAATCCAACGTCTTCTCTAGAGGAAGGAAAAGAGGTGAAGGCTGATGAAGCAACTAATTAG
- a CDS encoding ABC transporter ATP-binding protein, which produces MKQLISLKNICRSYRNGDQELQVLKNINLEVNEGEFVAIMGPSGSGKSTLMNTIGMLDTPSSGEYYLEGQEVAGLGEKQLAKVRNQQIGFVFQQFFLLSKLNALQNVELPLIYAGVSASKRRKLAEEYLDKVELTERSHHLPSELSGGQKQRVAIARALVNNPSIILADEPTGALDTKTGNQIMQLLVDLNKEGKTIIMVTHEPEIAAYAKRQIVIRDGVISSDSAQLEKEEN; this is translated from the coding sequence ATGAAGCAACTAATTAGTCTAAAAAATATCTGCAGAAGTTACCGTAACGGTGACCAAGAACTGCAGGTTCTCAAAAATATCAACCTAGAAGTGAATGAGGGTGAGTTTGTTGCCATTATGGGACCATCCGGTTCTGGTAAGTCTACTCTCATGAATACGATTGGGATGTTGGATACACCAAGTAGTGGAGAGTATTATCTTGAAGGTCAAGAAGTGGCTGGATTGGGTGAAAAACAACTAGCTAAGGTTCGCAACCAACAAATCGGTTTTGTCTTTCAGCAGTTCTTTCTTCTATCCAAACTCAATGCTCTGCAAAATGTAGAATTGCCCTTGATTTACGCAGGAGTTTCGGCTTCAAAACGTCGCAAGTTGGCTGAGGAGTATTTAGACAAGGTTGAATTGACTGAGCGTAGTCACCATTTGCCTTCGGAATTATCTGGTGGTCAAAAACAACGTGTGGCTATTGCGCGTGCCTTGGTAAACAATCCTTCTATTATCCTAGCAGACGAACCGACAGGAGCCTTGGATACCAAAACAGGGAATCAAATTATGCAACTATTGGTTGACTTGAACAAAGAAGGAAAAACCATTATCATGGTAACGCATGAGCCTGAAATAGCTGCTTATGCCAAACGCCAGATTGTCATTCGAGATGGAGTTATTTCATCTGATAGTGCGCAGTTAGAAAAGGAGGAAAACTAA
- a CDS encoding ABC transporter permease: MQNLKFAFSSIMAHKMRSFLTMIGIIIGVSSVVVIMALGDSMSRQVNKNMTKSQKNIHVFFSPIKSKDGSFTQKQSALTVSGKEEEVPVEPPKPQESWVREAAKLKGVDSYYVTNSTNTTLSYKDKKVERASLTGGNITYMKAVENEIVAGRSLIAQDYKDVASVILLDQELANSLFGSAQEAVNQVIDVGGFSYRVIGVYTSDEAKTAKTFGIGGLPITTNISLANNFNMDEISDIVFRVNDTSLTPTVGPELARKLTEIAGLQQGEYQVADATAAFQEVQQLFGFITTIISAIAGISLFVGGTGVMNIMLVSVTERTREIGLRKALGATRANILIQFLIESMILTLLGGVIGLTIATGLTAIAGLLLQGLIAGIEVGVSIPVALFSLAVSASVGMIFGVLPANKASKLDPIEALRYE, encoded by the coding sequence ATGCAGAATCTGAAATTTGCCTTTTCATCTATCATGGCACATAAGATGCGCTCTTTTCTTACTATGATTGGGATTATCATTGGTGTTTCATCAGTTGTTGTGATTATGGCTCTGGGGGATTCCATGTCTCGTCAGGTCAATAAAAACATGACCAAGTCACAGAAGAATATTCATGTCTTTTTCTCGCCTATTAAAAGTAAAGACGGTTCTTTTACCCAAAAACAATCGGCTTTGACAGTTTCTGGGAAAGAAGAGGAAGTTCCTGTTGAACCACCAAAACCACAAGAGTCTTGGGTCAGGGAGGCGGCTAAACTGAAGGGGGTAGATAGTTACTATGTAACCAACTCAACGAATACCACCTTATCTTATAAAGATAAAAAAGTGGAGCGCGCTAGCTTGACGGGTGGGAATATTACCTATATGAAGGCGGTTGAAAATGAAATTGTTGCAGGCCGAAGTCTTATAGCTCAGGATTATAAAGATGTGGCCAGTGTCATTTTACTAGACCAAGAACTTGCTAATAGTCTGTTTGGATCTGCTCAAGAAGCTGTTAACCAGGTTATAGATGTTGGTGGCTTTAGCTATCGTGTCATTGGTGTCTATACCAGCGATGAGGCCAAGACTGCCAAGACTTTTGGTATTGGTGGACTTCCGATTACGACTAATATTTCTCTTGCCAACAACTTCAATATGGATGAGATTTCTGATATTGTCTTCCGGGTTAATGATACCAGTTTGACACCAACTGTGGGACCAGAATTAGCTAGAAAATTGACCGAAATTGCTGGTCTTCAGCAAGGGGAGTATCAGGTGGCAGATGCGACTGCAGCCTTCCAAGAAGTACAACAATTGTTCGGCTTTATAACTACGATTATTAGTGCCATTGCAGGTATTTCCCTCTTTGTTGGAGGGACTGGTGTTATGAATATCATGCTGGTTTCGGTGACAGAGCGTACCCGTGAGATTGGTCTCCGTAAGGCTTTGGGTGCAACTCGTGCCAATATTTTAATCCAGTTTTTGATTGAATCCATGATTTTGACCTTGCTTGGTGGAGTTATTGGTCTAACCATTGCGACAGGCTTAACCGCTATAGCTGGTCTACTTTTACAAGGTTTGATTGCGGGTATAGAAGTTGGAGTATCAATCCCAGTTGCCCTATTTAGTCTTGCAGTTTCGGCTAGTGTGGGTATGATTTTTGGAGTCTTGCCAGCCAACAAGGCATCGAAACTTGATCCAATTGAAGCCCTTCGTTATGAATAA
- the metG gene encoding methionine--tRNA ligase has protein sequence MSEKNFYITTPIYYPSGKLHIGSAYTTIACDVLARYKRLMGYDVFYLTGLDEHGQKIQQKAEEAGITPQAYVDGMAVGVKELWQLLDISYDKFIRTTDNYHEKVVAQVFERLLAQDDIYLGEYSGWYSVSDEEFFTESQLAEVFRDEAGNVTGGIAPSGHEVEWVSEESYFLRLSKYQDRLVEFFKSHPEFITPDGRLNEMLRNFIEPGLEDLAVSRTTFTWGVPVPSNPKHVVYVWIDALLNYATALGYGQDEHGNFDKFWNGTVFHMVGKDILRFHSIYWPILLMMLDIKLPDRLIAHGWFVMKDGKMSKSKGNVVYPEMLVERYGLDPLRYYLMRSLPVGSDGTFTPEDYVGRINYELANDLGNLLNRTVSMINKYFDGQVPAYVEGVTEFDHALADVAEQSIADYHTYMEAVDYPRALEAVWTLISRTNKYIDETAPWVLAKDEALRDQLASVMSHLAASLRVVAHLIEPFMMETSRAVLTQLGLAEVASLENLNLADFPADVTVVAKGTPIFPRLDMEEEIAYIKEQMEGNKPAVEKEWNPDEVELKLNKEEIKFEDFDKVEIRVAEVKEVSKVEGSDKLLQFRLDAGDGEDRQILSGIAKYYPNEQELVGKKVQIVANLKPRKMMKKYVSQGMILSAEHDGQLTLLTVDPAVPNGSVIG, from the coding sequence ATGTCTGAAAAGAATTTTTATATTACAACGCCGATTTACTATCCATCTGGGAAACTTCATATCGGATCTGCCTACACAACCATTGCTTGTGATGTCCTAGCACGTTACAAACGCCTGATGGGCTACGATGTCTTTTATTTGACAGGTCTTGATGAGCATGGTCAAAAGATTCAACAAAAAGCAGAAGAAGCTGGAATCACCCCTCAAGCCTATGTTGATGGGATGGCAGTTGGAGTCAAAGAACTCTGGCAATTACTAGATATCTCATACGATAAATTTATCCGTACAACGGATAACTACCATGAAAAAGTAGTGGCTCAAGTCTTTGAGCGCTTGCTTGCTCAAGATGATATTTACTTGGGTGAATACTCTGGTTGGTATTCAGTTTCAGATGAGGAATTCTTTACAGAAAGCCAGCTTGCGGAAGTGTTCCGTGATGAAGCTGGAAATGTGACTGGCGGTATTGCTCCATCAGGTCACGAGGTTGAATGGGTATCTGAAGAATCATATTTCCTTCGCCTTAGCAAATACCAAGATCGTTTGGTCGAATTTTTCAAGTCCCATCCTGAATTTATCACTCCAGATGGTCGTCTGAATGAAATGCTTCGCAACTTCATCGAGCCAGGTTTGGAAGATTTGGCTGTTTCTCGTACAACCTTTACATGGGGTGTGCCAGTGCCATCTAATCCAAAACACGTTGTCTATGTTTGGATTGATGCCCTTCTTAACTATGCGACAGCTCTTGGCTACGGTCAAGATGAACATGGTAACTTTGACAAATTCTGGAATGGAACAGTCTTCCACATGGTAGGAAAAGACATCCTTCGTTTCCACTCAATCTACTGGCCAATCCTTCTTATGATGTTGGATATCAAATTGCCAGATCGTTTGATTGCTCACGGTTGGTTCGTCATGAAAGACGGCAAAATGTCTAAATCTAAAGGGAATGTCGTTTACCCTGAAATGTTGGTAGAACGTTATGGTCTAGATCCACTTCGTTACTACCTCATGCGTAGCCTTCCAGTTGGTTCAGACGGAACCTTCACTCCTGAAGACTATGTAGGCCGTATCAACTACGAATTGGCCAATGACCTTGGAAACCTCCTCAACCGTACGGTTTCTATGATTAATAAGTACTTTGACGGGCAAGTCCCTGCCTATGTAGAAGGTGTAACAGAGTTTGACCATGCTCTTGCTGACGTTGCAGAACAATCAATCGCTGACTACCACACCTACATGGAAGCAGTTGACTACCCACGTGCACTTGAAGCAGTCTGGACCCTTATCTCTCGTACTAACAAATACATAGACGAGACAGCTCCATGGGTATTGGCAAAGGATGAAGCACTACGCGATCAATTGGCAAGTGTTATGAGTCACTTGGCAGCTAGCCTTCGTGTCGTAGCTCACTTGATTGAACCATTTATGATGGAAACCAGTCGTGCAGTTTTGACTCAACTTGGTTTAGCAGAAGTTGCTAGCCTTGAGAACTTGAACTTGGCTGACTTCCCAGCAGATGTGACTGTAGTTGCCAAAGGAACACCAATCTTCCCACGTCTGGATATGGAAGAAGAAATCGCCTATATCAAGGAACAAATGGAAGGCAATAAACCAGCAGTCGAAAAAGAGTGGAATCCAGACGAAGTTGAACTCAAACTAAACAAGGAAGAAATCAAGTTTGAAGACTTTGACAAGGTCGAAATCCGTGTCGCAGAAGTCAAAGAAGTGTCTAAAGTAGAAGGTTCAGATAAGTTGCTTCAATTCCGCTTGGATGCTGGTGATGGTGAAGATCGTCAAATCCTCTCAGGAATTGCAAAATACTATCCAAACGAACAAGAATTGGTCGGCAAGAAAGTTCAAATCGTTGCCAACCTCAAACCACGCAAGATGATGAAGAAATATGTCAGCCAAGGGATGATTCTCTCAGCTGAACATGATGGACAATTAACCCTTCTTACAGTTGATCCAGCTGTACCAAACGGTAGTGTGATTGGATAA
- a CDS encoding PadR family transcriptional regulator — MKETQLLKGVLEGCVLDMIGQKERYGYELVQTLREAGFDTIVPGTIYPLLQKLEKNQWIRGDMRPSPDGPDRKYFSLTKEGEERVSVFWQQWDDLSQKVEGIKNGG, encoded by the coding sequence ATGAAGGAAACTCAACTATTAAAAGGTGTTCTTGAAGGTTGTGTCTTGGATATGATTGGTCAAAAAGAGCGATATGGTTATGAGTTGGTTCAGACTTTACGAGAGGCTGGATTTGACACTATCGTTCCAGGAACTATTTATCCTTTGTTGCAAAAGTTAGAAAAAAATCAATGGATTAGAGGCGACATGCGTCCGTCGCCAGATGGTCCAGATCGGAAGTATTTTTCGTTAACCAAAGAAGGAGAAGAGCGTGTCTCGGTCTTTTGGCAACAATGGGACGATTTGAGTCAAAAAGTAGAAGGGATTAAGAATGGGGGTTAA
- a CDS encoding aldo/keto reductase, with translation MRYITLGQDDKELSEIVLGMMRIKDKSVKEVEELVETALSVGINAFDLADIYGRGRCEELLGLILKNRPDLREKMWIQSKCGIRIEEFTYFDFSKDYIIKSVDGILQRLKIDHLDSLLLHRPDALMESDQVAEAFDLLYKQGKVRDFGVSNQNPMMMELLKKDVKQPLAVNQLQLSAAFTPGFESGFHVNMEDSQAAMRDGSIFEYCKLHDVVIQAWSVLQFGYFKGNFVGNEKFLALNQVLDRLAFKYGVTSSTIAISWVLRYPAKMQAVVGTTNPNHLREVSQATNFSLTRKEWYEIYLAAGNNLP, from the coding sequence ATGAGATACATAACTCTTGGTCAAGATGACAAAGAATTATCAGAAATTGTTCTCGGAATGATGAGAATAAAAGATAAGTCTGTAAAAGAAGTTGAAGAGCTTGTAGAAACAGCACTTTCTGTTGGAATCAATGCTTTTGACTTGGCTGATATTTATGGTCGTGGTCGTTGTGAAGAACTGTTAGGTCTTATCCTAAAAAATCGTCCAGATTTAAGAGAAAAGATGTGGATTCAGTCCAAATGTGGCATTCGCATTGAAGAATTTACCTATTTTGATTTTTCTAAGGACTATATTATAAAATCAGTAGACGGAATTTTGCAAAGATTGAAGATTGATCATCTAGATAGCTTGCTTCTTCATCGACCAGATGCTTTGATGGAATCTGACCAAGTAGCAGAAGCCTTTGATCTCCTTTATAAACAAGGTAAAGTTCGAGATTTTGGAGTTTCTAATCAAAATCCTATGATGATGGAGTTGCTTAAAAAAGATGTCAAGCAGCCGTTAGCTGTTAATCAGCTACAATTGAGTGCGGCTTTTACTCCAGGATTCGAATCAGGTTTTCATGTTAATATGGAAGATAGTCAAGCAGCTATGCGAGATGGCAGCATTTTTGAATATTGCAAATTACATGATGTGGTCATTCAAGCATGGTCTGTCTTACAATTCGGGTATTTTAAAGGGAACTTTGTTGGAAATGAGAAATTTCTAGCTTTGAACCAAGTACTTGATCGTTTAGCTTTTAAATATGGAGTAACCTCTTCAACTATTGCCATTTCTTGGGTATTGCGTTATCCAGCAAAAATGCAGGCAGTTGTAGGTACCACAAATCCTAATCACTTGAGAGAAGTTAGCCAAGCGACAAACTTTAGCTTAACAAGAAAAGAATGGTATGAAATTTATCTTGCAGCAGGGAATAATTTACCGTAA
- a CDS encoding DUF2829 domain-containing protein, giving the protein MTFEEILPGLKAKKKYVRTGWGGAENYVQLFDTIEQNGVALEVTPYFLINVSGEGEGFSMWSPTPCDVLATDWVEVHD; this is encoded by the coding sequence ATGACATTTGAAGAAATTCTACCTGGGTTAAAGGCTAAGAAAAAATATGTACGAACTGGTTGGGGAGGTGCTGAAAACTATGTCCAACTTTTTGACACCATTGAACAAAACGGGGTTGCACTTGAAGTGACACCTTATTTCCTGATCAACGTTTCCGGGGAGGGAGAAGGTTTTTCCATGTGGAGCCCGACACCTTGTGATGTTTTGGCGACGGATTGGGTAGAAGTGCATGACTAA
- a CDS encoding 3-oxoacyl-ACP reductase, with translation MTKRVLITGVSSGIGLAQARLFLEKDYQVYGVDQGEDPLLEGDFHFLQRDLTLDLEPIFDWCPQVDVLCNTAGILDDYKPLLEQTAQDIQEIFEINYVTPVELTRYYLTQMLENKKGIITNMCSIASSLAGGGGHAYTSSKHALAGFTKQLALDYAGAGIQIFGIAPGAVKTAMTAADFEPGGLADWVASETPIKRWIEPEEIAEISLFLASGKASVMQGQILTIDGGWSLK, from the coding sequence ATGACTAAACGTGTACTCATTACAGGAGTGAGTTCAGGAATTGGCCTGGCTCAGGCTCGTCTTTTTTTAGAGAAGGATTATCAAGTTTATGGAGTTGACCAAGGTGAAGATCCACTCTTAGAGGGTGATTTCCACTTTTTACAGAGAGATTTGACCTTGGACTTAGAGCCTATTTTTGACTGGTGTCCTCAGGTGGATGTTTTGTGCAATACTGCGGGAATTTTGGACGATTATAAACCACTTTTGGAACAGACAGCGCAGGACATTCAAGAGATTTTTGAAATTAACTACGTGACTCCTGTTGAGTTGACTCGCTATTATTTGACTCAAATGTTGGAGAATAAAAAAGGGATTATTACCAACATGTGCTCTATTGCTTCGAGCCTGGCAGGTGGTGGTGGTCATGCCTATACTTCTTCGAAGCACGCCTTGGCTGGATTTACCAAGCAGTTGGCTCTAGACTATGCTGGAGCTGGGATTCAGATCTTTGGTATCGCTCCAGGAGCAGTCAAGACAGCTATGACTGCTGCGGACTTTGAGCCAGGTGGTTTAGCGGACTGGGTGGCTAGTGAAACACCAATCAAGCGCTGGATCGAACCAGAGGAAATAGCAGAGATTAGCCTTTTCTTAGCAAGTGGAAAAGCAAGCGTCATGCAAGGACAAATCTTGACAATAGATGGTGGCTGGTCTTTGAAGTAG
- a CDS encoding putative PEP-binding protein, translated as MRNQLALSGEKIIEKVYPQVFHHIGMIRGEYLLRELNQNIILASCQQFVKDYLDTICSLYSDEEVWYRFSELTNTEANCLKGTKEYFDENHPLFGYRGTRRLLACPDEFQAEAHVVTEVYQNNPNLSAIFPFVNDAEQLKQAITVLRQQGFTGKIGTMIELPSAYFDLSSILETGISKIVVGMNDLTSFIFATVRNSQWHDMENPIMLDMLRQMQDKARMKKIDFAVAGYLNDSFIQKMNQLSIKCIIHYSSILEIFDLEIDHPDHLKHIKEESKKLQRSTHDTARNVE; from the coding sequence ATGAGAAACCAACTAGCTCTTAGTGGCGAAAAAATTATTGAAAAAGTTTATCCTCAAGTATTTCACCACATTGGAATGATTCGTGGGGAATATTTGTTGAGAGAGCTTAATCAAAACATCATATTAGCAAGTTGTCAGCAATTTGTAAAAGATTATCTAGACACCATTTGCTCCTTGTATTCAGATGAAGAAGTCTGGTATCGTTTTTCAGAATTAACGAATACAGAAGCCAATTGTCTAAAGGGGACTAAAGAGTATTTTGATGAAAATCATCCCTTATTTGGATATAGAGGAACTAGGCGTTTGCTGGCGTGTCCGGATGAATTTCAGGCTGAAGCACATGTCGTTACAGAAGTTTATCAAAACAATCCCAATCTATCTGCTATCTTTCCTTTTGTCAATGATGCTGAGCAGTTAAAGCAAGCTATCACAGTATTGCGTCAGCAGGGTTTCACTGGAAAAATTGGAACGATGATTGAATTACCGTCAGCGTATTTTGACTTATCTAGTATACTGGAAACGGGCATTTCAAAGATTGTAGTTGGAATGAATGATTTGACTTCTTTTATTTTTGCCACTGTGAGAAACAGTCAATGGCATGATATGGAAAATCCAATAATGTTAGATATGCTAAGACAGATGCAGGATAAAGCAAGGATGAAAAAGATTGACTTTGCTGTAGCAGGCTATCTGAATGATTCTTTCATACAAAAAATGAATCAGTTGAGTATCAAGTGCATTATTCACTACAGTTCTATTCTAGAGATTTTTGATTTAGAAATTGACCATCCAGATCATCTTAAACACATAAAAGAAGAAAGTAAAAAATTACAAAGGAGCACCCATGACACCGCAAGAAATGTGGAATGA
- a CDS encoding ASCH domain-containing protein has protein sequence MTPQEMWNDYKKINPSIGDEIDAWAFGVEPDLLADLVLKGEKTATASTYDLYALEAESLPQEGTFDVILDSQNQAVCIVKIIKVSVQPYNQVSADHAFKEGEGDKSLAYWRQVHEDCFAEWLREAGLIFTPESKVVLEEFHKVYPL, from the coding sequence ATGACACCGCAAGAAATGTGGAATGACTACAAGAAAATTAACCCCTCTATAGGAGATGAAATCGATGCTTGGGCTTTTGGAGTGGAACCAGATCTTTTAGCAGATTTGGTTTTAAAAGGCGAAAAGACTGCAACAGCCTCAACCTACGACCTCTATGCACTAGAAGCCGAGTCTCTTCCTCAAGAAGGGACCTTTGATGTCATTTTAGACAGTCAAAATCAGGCTGTCTGTATTGTCAAAATTATAAAGGTTTCTGTCCAGCCCTACAATCAAGTTTCTGCTGACCATGCCTTTAAGGAAGGGGAAGGTGACAAATCCCTAGCCTATTGGCGTCAGGTTCATGAGGATTGTTTCGCCGAGTGGCTGAGAGAAGCAGGACTGATTTTTACACCTGAAAGCAAGGTTGTTCTAGAAGAATTTCACAAGGTCTACCCACTGTAG